A genomic segment from Enoplosus armatus isolate fEnoArm2 chromosome 12, fEnoArm2.hap1, whole genome shotgun sequence encodes:
- the LOC139294552 gene encoding LIM domain-binding protein 3-like, whose translation MALSFSAPNHFLCCSPTEHAPASAGSAPAAPPARAASQPLDPALASSDRAPHSLKRQSAAGYGLQHKAAVSSQYGQSPAMYQAPQAPPPQQYQPIPQQYQPIPQQYQPIPQQYQHPPSQQLPPTQQSSIQIPLGAAPPKVVSTACIYPSQPGPAPGPAPAPLPPQPRPPAAAPAPAPAGPASSNRPPWVSDTNFADKFDPSKMTTTTMKIQPLPQAAPPPPAYIPNPSPPAPFSPVARGVAQRAERFAASSRTPLCGSCNNIIRGPFLVALGRSWHPEEFNCHYCHMSLADVSFVEEQNSVYCENCYEEFFAPTCARCSTKIMGEVMHALRQTWHTTCFVCAACGKAFGNSLFHMEDGEPYCEKDYISLFSTKCHGCDFPVEAGDKFIEALGHTWHDTCFVCAVCHVNLEGQPFYSKKDKPLCKKHAHAINV comes from the exons AtggctctttctttctctgctcctaACCACTTCCTGTGCTGTAGCCCTACTGAGCATGCTCCAGCTTCTGCCGGCTCCGCCCCTGCCGCTCCACCCGCTCGCGCCGCCTCGCAGCCTCTGGACCCCGCTCTTGCTTCATCTGACCGCGCCCCTCACAG CCTGAAGCGACAGTCTGCCGCTGGTTACGGCCTCCAGCACAAAGCTGCAGTCTCCAG CCAATACGGTCAGTCTCCTGCCATGTATCAGGCTCCACAAGCCCCGCCTCCACAGCAGTACCAGCCAATCCCGCAGCAGTACCAGCCAATCCCGCAGCAGTACCAGCCAATCCCGCAGCAGTACCAGCACCCCCCCTCGCAACAGCTCCCGCCCACTCAGCAGAGCTCCATTCAGATCCCTCTCGGCGCCGCCCCTCCCAAGGTGGTCAGCACCGCCTGCATCTACCCCTCCCAGCCAG GTCCAGCTCCTGGTCCTGCTCCGGCTCCACTCCCACCTCAGCCCCGCCCTCCAGCCGCAGCCCCGGCCCCTGCTCCAGCTGGTCCTGCCTCCTCCAACAGACCCCCCTGGGTGTCCGACACCAACTTCGCTGATAAGTTTGACCCCAGTAAGatgaccaccaccaccatgaaGATCCAGCCGCTGCCCCAGGCcgcccctcctccaccagcatACATCCCCAACCCCTCCCC CCCTGCCCCTTTCTCTCCTGTGGCGAGGGGCGTGGCCCAAAGGGCGGAGAGGTTCGCCGCCAGCAGCCGTACGCCTCTGTGTGGCTCCTGCAACAACATCATCAG GGGCCCCTTCCTGGTGGCCCTCGGTCGGTCCTGGCACCCCGAGGAGTTTAACTGTCACTACTGCCACATGTCTCTGGCTGACGTCAGCTTCGTGGAGGAACAGAACAGCGTCTACTGTGAGAACTGCTACGAGGAGTTCTTCGCTCCGACCTGCGCCCGCTGCAGCACCAAGATCATGGGG GAAGTGATGCACGCTCTGCGGCAGACGTGGCACACCACCTGCTTCGTGTGCGCAGCCTGCGGCAAAGCCTTCGGAAACAGCCTCTTCCACATGGAGGACGGAGAGCCGTACTGCGAGAAAG atTACATCTCACTCTTCAGCACCAAGTGTCACGGCTGTGACTTCCCAGTTGAAGCTGGTGATAAATTCATCGAGGCTCTGGGTCACACCTGGCACGACACCTGCTTCGTCTGTGCG GTTTGCCACGTGAACCTCGAGGGCCAGCCTTTCTACTCGAAGAAAGACAAACCTCTGTGCAAGAAGCACGCGCACGCCATCAACGTGTAG